tttgcctctttttgtggtgatttcgaGCATATTATTGAAGATTTCAAGGCTTTCTGTGATGAGTTTGCATCTTTAAAGTTCACGTCTTATTTTAATTCTCTCATCAGCTGTAGGAAGAGGTTTCACCATCCACGTGCTCCTCAGTTTTTGGGccatgcagcatttattttattgatccattATGTTGGATTTTCCTTTTTCCCCGTCTTGTTGTGATGATTTTGAGCATATTGTTAGTGATTTCAAGGCTGTTTGTGATGATCTggcttctttttgtggtgattctcTGTGGTAACTTCGCctgtttctgtggtgattttcagCAATTTGTTGGTGATTTCAAGgctgtttgcagtgtttttttctttttttgtggtaaatttgtccctttttatggtgatttcgAGCATATTATTGGTGATTTCAAGACCTATTTGGGTGATTTCActtgttttgtggtgattttatctCTGTGGTAACTTTGcttctttctgtggtgatttgaAGCATATTGTTGGtgatttcaaagttttttttgtggtgattttgcttctttttgtggtaaatttgtctctttttgttgtgatttccaGCATATTATTGGTGATTTCAAGACTTTTTGTAGCgatttcacttctttttgtggtgattttgttaTCTCTGTGATGATTCCGAGCATACTGTTGGTAATGACTGTaatgattttgcttcttttttgggGGTGATTTTCAGCATATTATTGGTGATTTCAAGCCCTTTTGTGGTGATCAGCCAttgatccagtagctttgattttggaaacactgcctgcagttcaacctgttGGTTGCAGTCTGGTCACTCGTGGCAGAGAAGATCTGCAAATGGTGAATTTTCAATGAGACACATGGAATAAAGAAGTGTtaatgaaatgattttaaactcagatttatttatttccctgaAGAAGTcatgaagcagaaagtctgaacATCCAATCATTACCTGTGTTTTTACGCTTTCTGGCTGATTAGTGGtaccattttgttttgttttttaaagataacatgatGTTTAAATTTACtggctgattttaatgttttgaaaGTAAAAGCTTTCATAATTTCTCCAGAAAAGCAGGACTTCTTTCATGTTGTATCTGGATGTACacttgaaaagagaaaaatactgaaggagCTGACCATGTTTgtgcagattctcagtcatccaggtcgtggtgatcgtaggagcttcagtagaccGTTTCAGATTTAGTCATGATACTCTGTTTGATGTAAATATTCCATTCAGTctatttctttctgcagttttcagactgtttctgtGATCATCCGCCAGATTATGAAGAACAAAACCGTGGATCTTGatcttctgctgctggaggggTTAAAGGTCCGCCCCGAGTCCTCCATCATTGCctttgtcctcctcctcctcatctacGTCTTCATCATGGTGTCCAACGTGGGCCTGGTGGTTCTGATCTCCATGGAGAGGAGCCTCCATGAGCCCATGTACCTGCTCTTCTGCAACATGAGCGTCAACGACGTGTTCGGTTCGTCAGTTGTCATCCCCCGCCTGCTGGCCGATGTTTTCCTTCCCAGCTCTCAGCGCTACATCCGTTACACCAACTGTGCCGTCCAGGCCTTCTGCACCCACTTCCACGGAGCAACGTCGCACACAGTGCTCATGATCATGGCCTTCGACCGCTACAACGCCATCTGCAGGCCGCTGCGGTACGCCGCCATCATGACCAGGAGGACGGTGGTGCTGCTGTCGACGCTGGCGTGGATGTCTCCTTCGTGATGATTTTGGTCATGGTGAGCCTCAGCATCCGGCTGTCACGCTGCAGACGCGTCGTCAACCACCCGTTCTGCGACAACCCTTCGCTCTTCAAACTGTCCTGtgagaacatcttcatcaaccACGTCTACGGACTCATTACCGCCATGGGGATGATGGCGTTGTCGCTGTGCGTCGTGGTGCTTAACTACCTGAGGATCGCTGTGGTCTGTCTGAGCAGGAAGAACCAGGTGTTGAACCGCCGGGCGCTGCAGACCTGCGCCTCCCACCTGGCCGTCTAcgtcatcctgctgctgtcgggcttcatcatcatcatcctccatCGTTTCCCACAGCTGTCAGAAGAAAGAAAGCTGGCGTCCATCTTGTTCCACGTGGTGCCTCCTGCTTTGAACGGCGTGATCTACGGACTGCAGATCAAAGCAGTCAGGGAAAAAATTCTGATCATATTCAACAGGAAGTAATGACAGTTTTACAGATGAAACGACCCTTTCACCAAGAAGGACCACACCACAGATCTGAGGCCTGACGGTTTATTGGCTGAAAAGGATCATCCTGTTGGTGATGACTGAGATGATGTGGTGTGAGGGTCAGAGATCAGCACCTTGGAAAAGGAGGCAGAAGCATCAGGAGGGTGGATGGGACACAAGAAGCAAGAACGAACAAGTGAGAAGGGAagagtagtacgtatagacgtACGACAGGAAGTGGGGTGATTGAGGTGTGATGCCGCGCCTGAACCTCAGCTAAAAAAATTACCTGTATTTAATGAACCTAAATCATGGTTAAATCTGCTGGACATCGTCTGGGctgcaaaacaagaagaaacgaacaagaaaagaaatgcaaaaatgtaattatgacTCTTAATATCACAATAATTATGATAATAAAATCCTTTGGATTgctatttatgtttgttttttgttatatttatttaatttccaaaaaaagaaattcacaacatttatttatgCCACAAGTATTACACAGTATGGATGATTCActtttgaaaaatacattttatttaaaaatgaagaatcaATGTAATGCTCCCTAGAAATAGtcatgtatatttatttatatttatatgtattcttgaaataaaaatttacaTTAATAAAGGAATTCATAaaatttagttgttttctttgactgtgaattgtcaagtggggcctagttatttgagatcccaggagcaaccaccacctaaatacaagctttaagcagaccaatgaaaagttaaaatgagaatctatataagttaaccacatgattatgcttatgcttgatgcaagaatgattttaataggctgatatatattctggaaatgatgattgctatagaagagaatgatttaaaataagttatttgatcatgctaagaaaaatgatttaaagaagtgattcagtgtaactaagtgagttttgacttgaagtaatctgtgctgttctgagctgtatgcagggcaaaaagcagaagtcaccatgacactgcagaaaggaggacattgaggaagttctgtggccaaatatggtcttggcaacatgtctcaagcaatgtgtgtgtgtgttaacaacggaaggtggatgctgtgtacttgttggaaaaacatgatttctgtattactgatgtatgtgataacaagttgattgcatgagttagacggtgtcaggggcgtacctagccagagatgtgtgtattagaggatgacactataaaagagagagtcagagacactgaattcggagttctccccggaggggagagatgctgctcgccggagctgccggggagcatcgccaaagttctgaagagtcgacaccggacccttttgcccaagagacgtgaagacaacgcaggacttaggctccagagttcgctgagaacatcgttggaggcaaagtctttttctgactttgttcaacaagcgaggaccacactctgctgaaaggagagtcctgagaggtctgcagttttccaaagagatgaagagaagacagcacccatggcatccagagaggcacaggaggcagcagcagagggctgctccactccaggggctggaggacccagtgacccaccacagcctgatgagacgggggctttccaccaccaccatccgactgagaagacagctgagacgcccgcacttgtgttccagctgctactaaagataactgccagaccaacgattggctatcgggactctttccactccccctgcctaggaagaacaccctctgcccacaaagaagacttcgtaccgagtctactggtccacggaggagttcaactagacgcaggtcaagaccgggcgtggcagctaaggcctggctgtccgctctctctcctaaatttactaattagagaagatttcaggtacgctcagcttagtttagtttagtttgaaataatcagaaataattaaattgtttaatcatgaattaatgctgtgcccctgctaataattgcttaataaaacgctatattgcatttaaagagaagtctaatgaaatgattatgattcacctattctgcatagtggtaaaaagttaagttgattgtgtgcattaaatctaatggttcttaaaggttactttaatccaactagttatttaaacattacccctgaggttagttttccaaacctctaaaacgaacctaggaatatcacaAGTGCCacattttaagaggaaagctgtcgttaacaaacgtgttcaataaatcaattctactacttaggtgggctgcttagtaagagagtatttattggagtaagaggggtaagacgtttggaagaagacagttaggacctaggcgagtattcctcgacaccagcttaattattctgctgaaacctgttaggtggaatactaataggcagatagaatctaaccctttaaacggagagctggtcctgatttaacctgaggcaaggttaaagaaggctatactgaacgacagAATGTAGCTGCTGTTGTCTCCTGAAAGTCTTtgggtttttatcattttagcaGCGTTATTGTTGTAATTTTAGCTAACACACGACTCTGTGACGCTAACTGTCATCATGATTTTAGCTAATACACAATGCTGCAATGTTTGCTAACATCTTAATTTGAGGTAATATACAACACTGTGATGTGATCCTCAGGAgtaagagctggaaagtgttgctgggaggaggaacgtctggaacgacctgcttcatctgctgcctccatgacccaacaagataatggatggatgaatgagtTTCTATCCATTATTACCCCCTGAGCAGGTCAGCTCATATACAGTAAGTGTCTTTTAGTTCACTTAGACAGCTCTTTTAGTTGGAACGTCCATGTGGAAAGCCTGTGTTCCCGTTTACAGCAGAGACTGTACTTCCTGTGCAGTCTGAGACGTAGGGTGTGGACAAAAGCATCATGGTCTTATTTTATCAGGTGGTACTGGAGAGCTTGGTCCGTTATGGGATGTCAGCCCGGTATGGAAACCTCACTGTAAAGATGAAAACCAAACTGGCTCGTTTGGTGAAAGTGATGGGAAAAAGTGACGGCCTTTTCCTGCAGTCCATTTATGAATGAACTGTTCTCAGGCCAGCCCAGAGGATAGACTGATCCGTCACATATCCTTTACTCAGAACACCAGCTGCTACCCTCAGGCAGATGATGCAGAGTTCCCAAATGCAAATTCAGCCATTTTAAGAATTCATTTGTTCCAACCTCCGTCAAACTCCTGAACACTGCTGCTTGAAGCCAAAGACTGCAGTAATTTTTATAGTGCTTTTACTGTGgtgattttttcttttcatcagtgtttgtttgtgttatgtGTAATGTCATGGGATATGTGCAAAACTGTTATGTAACTGTTGTTGAGATGGAaatgtttgttgtcattgtgaCTGTCGAGGCATTTACGGAACAGTTGCTGAGTCCAACACAAATCTCCCTGAGTGGAACAATAAAGTACACTGTGTTTTACTGCTGACAAAAGcagttgtttttacagttagCCATGCACTGTTTCTGAGGCAACCAGTTGTTTTTTGGGTTTCTTGTGTATTCTTGCTGGGTCCATCCATTGTTTTTATGGTTACTTCTGCCTCTTTGCAGCGGTTTCCTGTGTTTTCTCAAAGGCAACCACTACTTGTGTGgtttcatgtccatttttgcAGAGCCAGCCTCTTGGTCTGGGGTTTACTCTGCTGTTTGTCTGGGCCTGAACCGATGCGTCAAATCTCAACTATTtccaacattttattttcacacgACTAAAGAAAATGATCTGAGGTATCGGTAACTTCTAGTCTTTAGATTAACTTTCTCATTGCCTGATAAGTGGCTTCAACTGCAGCAATTAGTGGCTGGAGTCATTAATTCAAACTAGATCCCTGCAGCGAAGTGAATGTGTTACTAATCAGAAGCCCCTACTGTTACTGTATCGTGGATAAGAATCTAAATATCGATCGCTTTGCACCGTTATTTATGACCTCCTTAAATACGCATTCGGCAACTTCTCACTTTAGCAACTGAATAATCTTAATTTGTAAAGACTTTAATTGCTCAGGtgtgtttcagaaaaaaaactaaaattcttAAAGTGAAAAAGGCACTACATTTATTAGCCTGatgtttttggtaatttaatTGAATTGTTCTTGAATATTTTATAGACTTTTTTTAAGGTATTCTGGATGAAAACTGTTCTTCTTGTCACTGTGGTaagcattttattttggtgGAGAAAGAACACACATTAAGTTTGTAGTCTGTAAACAAGCTCCAGAATCTTTAGTAAATTTCTATCACATCATATGAGCTGGAAAAGTCCACACAAATGCCATCAGTGAAGCCACAACcatgaaaatgtccaaaaagtctTGTAAGATGTCACATTAAACAACATAGTACATTAAATAAAGGTTAACATTTCCTTAAAACTAGATTTAAACAGCCTTTAACGCAACATGATGCAGTCGGGTaagaaaaacatctttattgTTTTAAGACATATTTATTAGTTACAAAACCACACAGCTTTTACAAGCACCTAATTTTACATATTAGTATATTGTAACTTGCAGCCTGTGTTATAAATATAAGTACTGTCTTGTTCATAAACCTCAGAATGTAAAAACAGTGAGTTTAAAATGGCTCCACATGAGGCTGGTAAATCAGATGAAGGTGATCaaaaccaacaaacaacaaacagactcaagcaaatcattaaaatacacatttaaactgATCAAACctattctttaaaaacagatCGACTGTTTAATTTACAGACTTTGCTGCTTTTCCATCCAGATCTCATCAGACCATCAGAaaccaccaaacccagactTGTCAACATGAAGCAGGAGAGTTTAAAGTCTGTTAAAAACACTGTttctgattttttgttgtttttgtgaccaggttttggatttagatctggtttGTCTGGGTGATAAAATGCAGCACTGAGGCTTTAACAAACATTGTTCCATCTTCAGTGTTTCAGGACTTCACACTCAATTTAAATACAACTTGTGCAGAAATCGGACATCAAAATGAggcttttcagtgttttccaggaCTGAAGCTGAAGCAGGTCTCAACATTCTAGTTTTATGAATGAACATCACAGTGTACAGGTCAGAATGAAGCCAAAACTTGTTTAGATCTTAATAATTTTGACAAAGATTTGCATATTTCTGCAGACTGAACTCCGTAGATGATGGGGTTCAGGCTGCAGGGGACGATGTGGAACAGAATGGCAGAAAGCTTCCTGTAGTCCGAGTACTGAGGGAACCGGTGCagaataatgacaataaagccgCTGATGATCAGAATCAGGTACAGCACCAGGTGAGTGCTGCAGGTCTTCAGGGCTTTGCTGTTCAGAGACTTGTTCCTGCTGGTCAGACAGACCACGGTGATCCTGGTGTAGGTCAGAACCATGGTGCCGATGGAGGCGCTGAACAGAACCACGGTGAACGTCAGCCCGTACACGTTGTTGATGAACACACTCTCACAGGACAGTTTGAACAGCGAGGCGTTGTCGCAGTACGGGTTGGTGATCAGAGACCGGCAGCGGTTCAGCCGGACGGTCAGACCGAGCAGAACCCCGACCAGGACGAAGGCGACCCCCCAGGCCGACGCCGTCAGCTTCAGCACCATCCTGTTGGTCATGACGGCGGCGTAGCGCAGCGGTTGCAGATGGCCACGTACCTGTCGAACGCCATGATCATGAGCACGGTGTGGGAGGTGGTGCCGAACATGTGGGTGGTGAACGCCTGGACCACACACTCATAGTAGCTGATTAGGCGTTTGGACGGAGGCAGCAGGATGTCAACCATCAGCCGAGGAACCATGATGGAGTGACCGAGGACGTCGTTGAAGGGCAGGTTGCAGAACAGCAGGTACATCGGCTGGTGGAGGTTCTTGTCCAGGAAGACCAGAACCACGATGCCAACGTTGACGACCATGATGAACAGgtaggagaagaagaagaagaagaaggtcgGATACACGTAGACTTTAGGTATGTCCAACCCTTCCACCTGCAGCGTGAAGCTGTTGTAGGTGAAGTTTTCCATCAACCTGCAATaacaatgatgaaaaatgagatTCATTGTCAATGCAAGGGTTTAGCGAACAACGGACACTATGACAGAGACTTAGTTGCTTTTTTTCAAGCTTTAAGCACTCAGGCAACGGCGTACATTTGGGATCTTTTAACTCTTTTCAGAAGAGTTTTCCTAAATCTTGCCGTGTGAAAAGAGCCCATCGGCCTTTTGCGGCCCCTAAAATGGAAAATTTGATTCCAGAAATACTAAGTCAGTGTCTTCATGAACTCTGTACTGATATACAGAGAGTGACCTCGACTTGACCTAAAATCAAATAACATGTCAACcttaatgttgttttgtgtccatgAACCAATTTCATGTCACACCGTGAGAAAGTGTTGGAAAGTTAAAATGCCTTGGACCAGTGGAGCGCTAATGAAGATGGTCTTCAACAGCAGAGTTTGTTTGTTAATGGTTTTTTTGCAAGAAAGGTCAAACAGTTGAACAGAGCTTCAAAGTCTGCATAAGgcaagtgacaaaaataagacagtcCACAGAACCTGTAAAGAAGGAAGGGAGGTTGAGGACTAGCAGGTGCTCATTAGTGCATACTTTTGTGAACTGGGGTTGATAGATATCCTCCAGATCTCCTCAAAACTATCACTGCTTTAAACTAAGTAGGATGTAATAACTATGGTTATGTGATCACGTAAGCAGTGTAGACAGAAGATTAAAGCTGTTTCAGTTACATCTGTAAACTCTTCTACTGGATGAACCATACTGCTAGTACAACACAACTAATGTAGTTCGGCATCCAACCAGAAGTAAGCAGTAAGTGCATTAATTACAGAATGAAccaggggagtcaaactcagttcaggttccacattcagcccaatctgatctGAAGTGACCAGtaaaccacagcatgataactTATAAGTAagcacaactcctaatggttcctgaaaatgttcacatttaaggaattatctttttaactaaacatcatgaataacctgaaatttctgaagaaaaatgaatgcaaattgaacaacattcatcctcagtttatcatttccacattacaacttccagatcacagagtgtctacaaaggaacacaacatttagtcacctggacctgaaccatggaggatttacttttatgatcaaaacgacaaaagtcagacaaaaaaagacaaagacaaaatattacaaaaatgagacacacgacactaaacaaaacaaaaactacacaaaaagtcacaaagtgacaaaaaatgacaaaaaaggaacagaacacaaaaacagacaatgaCAGCATAAGACacgaaatgaagcaaaaaagaaaaaaattagacGAAAATTTACAAAcggcaaaaaaaatctacaacaacacaaaaaagacacaaatggacaaaaaaagtcaggatattacaaaaatgagaaacaaaacaactaaaataggcaacaacacaagcgagacaaaaaggaaacaaacacaaaaagcatgagacaaacgatgaaagtcagacaaaaaagataaaaaacaacaaaaacaagacaaatattacaaaaatgagacacaaaatgacaaaagaacaaagaacaatctagtattttactttatgatccaaacaacatgtcatggtctggaaattattttaaatttatagttttactaatttacagtctgcagttaatgtcttctctgtaatttatACACTGTGAGGGCCAGTTtaggcccgcgggccgcatgttggacaccccagGTACAACCTGAATAAACAGGGCACTAATGTATGAACATATAGATATATGGACacaatataaaatagaaaacctAAGTCTGTGATAGGAGCTGTATgaacagaataaaatatatgaataaaataaacagtatgAATGATTTAAACAGTATTTTCCTATGAGATATATGCAGGACATATACAGGATTAACAGtacactaaaacagacagaaatgactTTCAACTAAACTAATTCAATAGAAATGTCTTGCAGTTATGagataaagcagcagaaatgagaAGTGACGGTTTGGATTCTTTCATGATACCGACCTGCTGTGAGTCTCGTGGTTCATCAGACTTCAGTCTCGGTGGTGAACATCCAGCGCGGACGACGTCTTCCTCCTTTTATGATCACTCTGCTCTGAAGGAACTCTTTCATGGTTAACGCTGACATTTGTGATGCAACGATGATGAA
This genomic stretch from Acanthochromis polyacanthus isolate Apoly-LR-REF ecotype Palm Island chromosome 17, KAUST_Apoly_ChrSc, whole genome shotgun sequence harbors:
- the LOC110971604 gene encoding LOW QUALITY PROTEIN: olfactory receptor 146-like (The sequence of the model RefSeq protein was modified relative to this genomic sequence to represent the inferred CDS: inserted 1 base in 1 codon), coding for MENFTYNSFTLQVEGLDIPKVYVYPTFFFFFFSYLFIMVVNVGIVVLVFLDKNLHQPMYLLFCNLPFNDVLGHSIMVPRLMVDILLPPSKRLISYYECVVQAFTTHMFGTTSHTVLMIMAFDRYVAICXPLRYAAVMTNRMVLKLTASAWGVAFVLVGVLLGLTVRLNRCRSLITNPYCDNASLFKLSCESVFINNVYGLTFTVVLFSASIGTMVLTYTRITVVCLTSRNKSLNSKALKTCSTHLVLYLILIISGFIVIILHRFPQYSDYRKLSAILFHIVPCSLNPIIYGVQSAEICKSLSKLLRSKQVLASF
- the LOC110971605 gene encoding LOW QUALITY PROTEIN: olfactory receptor 4Q2-like (The sequence of the model RefSeq protein was modified relative to this genomic sequence to represent the inferred CDS: inserted 1 base in 1 codon), giving the protein MKNKTVDLDLLLLEGLKVRPESSIIAFVLLLLIYVFIMVSNVGLVVLISMERSLHEPMYLLFCNMSVNDVFGSSVVIPRLLADVFLPSSQRYIRYTNCAVQAFCTHFHGATSHTVLMIMAFDRYNAICRPLRYAAIMTRRTVVLLSTLAWXVSFVMILVMVSLSIRLSRCRRVVNHPFCDNPSLFKLSCENIFINHVYGLITAMGMMALSLCVVVLNYLRIAVVCLSRKNQVLNRRALQTCASHLAVYVILLLSGFIIIILHRFPQLSEERKLASILFHVVPPALNGVIYGLQIKAVREKILIIFNRK